In Clostridium ljungdahlii DSM 13528, the genomic window ATCAAATTTAATTCTTCATGACCTGCAATAGAATAACTTATATTATTCACTATATTTTCATATAGTCTAGATGCTCTTTTTACAGACATACCATGTACGGTTAAATTATCTGGCCCAAGTTTTTCAATTTCATCGCAGGTTTTATTTACCTCCTCTATTCCTTCCCCAGGCAATCCTACAATCAAATCCATATTTATGTTGTCAAATCCATATTTTCTTGCCATATGAAACTTTTCCCTTACCTCATTTACTGAATGATTTCTTCCAATAAATTTTAATGTGCTGTCATTCATAGTCTGTGGATTTATACTAATCCTATTTACTCCATATCTTTTCATGGTTTCAAGTTTATTTGAAGTAATACTGTCAGGTCTGCCACATTCTACATCAAATTCTTTTATTTTATAGTCCCGTACAAAACTATTATATATTTCATGCATTAATTTTTCAAATTTTTCATTATCTATAGAAGTTGGAGTCCCTCCTCCAAAATATATACATTCTATATTTAACTCATGTTGTTTTATGTATTCAGACATTTTCTTTATCTCATAAGTCAAACTTTTAAGATAGGGTTCTACTAATTCCTTACAACCTTTAATAGGATTAGACGCAAAGGAACAATAAAGACATTTAGTTGGACAAAAAGGCATTCCTACATATACGCTTATATTTCTGCTATTTGAATTCACTAAGTTTTTTTCCGAATTTGCTACATCTATACAAAGTTCTGCCTTACTTTTATTACAACAAAAATGTTTGTCAAAATATTTTATTATTTCATCCCTGCTCTTGCCATCCTTTATAAATTTTAAAGTTATCTTACTAGGTCTTATTCCAACTAAAGTTCCCCATGGTAAAGTCTTCCCTGTTCTATTGGTAAAATACAAAAATATTGCTTTTTTTATATTTTCTCTTTCACTTAAACCACTTTCAAAT contains:
- a CDS encoding coproporphyrinogen III oxidase; translation: MEIKVKLNSKEYRYHIFQMINLFYDFADINFVEDESWNFNIELLQNEVIIDDKNDICKMEFESGLSERENIKKAIFLYFTNRTGKTLPWGTLVGIRPSKITLKFIKDGKSRDEIIKYFDKHFCCNKSKAELCIDVANSEKNLVNSNSRNISVYVGMPFCPTKCLYCSFASNPIKGCKELVEPYLKSLTYEIKKMSEYIKQHELNIECIYFGGGTPTSIDNEKFEKLMHEIYNSFVRDYKIKEFDVECGRPDSITSNKLETMKRYGVNRISINPQTMNDSTLKFIGRNHSVNEVREKFHMARKYGFDNINMDLIVGLPGEGIEEVNKTCDEIEKLGPDNLTVHGMSVKRASRLYENIVNNISYSIAGHEELNLMYERTALLAKSMNMKPYYMYRQKNMVGNMENIGYTSGKHRGLYNVEMIEERQTIIACGADAVTKVMFLDENRFERQANIKDVGEYVRRIDEMVKKKIDLLNTLY